In one Thermosipho ferrireducens genomic region, the following are encoded:
- the hisS gene encoding histidine--tRNA ligase, whose translation MYRKIKGTEDIYGEEIKYWYFIENTAREVSRIYGYEEIRTPIFERTELFVRSVGEETDIVQKEMYTFEDKGGRSLTLRPEGTAPTIRAFVENSMIASGLPRRLFYIGPMFRYERPQSGRQRQFHQFGIELLGSSSPLGDAEAIMLADNFLRKLGLVDYKIVINSIGCEKCRPKYKEALKEYYSNILDKVCDDCKRRYETNILRLLDCKVDSSYAENAPKMKDYLCTECKSHYEETKKLLETLEVAYEENFNLVRGLDYYNGIVFEIHHSRLGAQSAIGGGGRYDKLIEEIGGPKTPSLGFAMGIERLIIALKKENVPVEEWRNNEVFIAHLGHEAKIEAIKIAEELRKNEISVVFNTMERGLSAQLKHAARLKCKLCIIVGENELERDVVILRNLETGDQVEIERTFIVGTAKEWLQD comes from the coding sequence GTGTACAGAAAAATAAAAGGAACAGAGGATATTTACGGTGAAGAGATAAAATATTGGTATTTCATAGAAAACACGGCAAGAGAGGTTTCAAGAATTTATGGCTATGAAGAAATTAGAACACCTATTTTTGAGCGAACAGAATTGTTTGTTAGAAGTGTGGGAGAGGAAACAGATATTGTACAAAAGGAAATGTACACATTTGAAGATAAAGGTGGAAGGAGTCTAACATTAAGACCTGAAGGAACCGCACCTACTATTCGAGCATTTGTGGAAAATTCAATGATAGCATCAGGGTTACCCAGACGCCTTTTTTACATAGGACCTATGTTTAGGTATGAAAGACCACAATCCGGGAGGCAAAGGCAATTTCATCAGTTTGGAATCGAGCTTTTAGGTTCTTCTTCTCCTTTAGGAGACGCAGAGGCTATAATGCTTGCTGATAATTTTTTGAGAAAACTGGGGCTTGTGGATTATAAAATAGTTATTAATTCTATAGGATGTGAAAAATGCAGGCCAAAATATAAAGAGGCTTTAAAAGAGTATTATTCAAATATCCTTGATAAAGTTTGTGATGATTGTAAAAGACGTTATGAGACAAACATTTTGAGGTTGCTTGACTGTAAAGTGGATTCTTCTTATGCAGAGAACGCTCCAAAGATGAAAGATTATCTTTGTACGGAATGTAAGAGTCATTACGAAGAAACAAAAAAGCTTTTAGAAACTCTTGAGGTTGCGTATGAAGAGAATTTTAACCTTGTGAGAGGACTTGACTATTATAATGGGATTGTGTTTGAAATTCATCATAGCAGACTTGGAGCTCAAAGCGCTATAGGCGGTGGTGGAAGATACGATAAATTGATTGAGGAAATAGGAGGGCCAAAAACTCCATCATTAGGATTTGCTATGGGAATTGAAAGGTTGATAATCGCGTTAAAAAAAGAGAATGTTCCTGTGGAAGAATGGAGAAACAATGAGGTGTTTATTGCACACCTTGGGCATGAAGCAAAGATTGAAGCGATAAAAATAGCGGAAGAATTGAGAAAAAATGAAATTTCAGTGGTCTTTAATACAATGGAAAGAGGACTGAGCGCACAGCTTAAACATGCGGCACGATTGAAGTGCAAGCTTTGCATTATTGTAGGAGAAAATGAGCTGGAAAGAGATGTTGTGATATTGAGAAATCTTGAAACAGGTGATCAGGTAGAAATAGAAAGAACTTTCATTGTAGGTACAGCTAAAGAATGGCTTCAAGACTGA
- a CDS encoding AAA family ATPase, with translation MPQNLQRKFVFTKEQKYIFDELKQFTSNNLNFLIIQGSAGSGKTFLISNYVKYLEQMGIKFVLLAPTGRAARILSEKTNNEAKTIHKEIYNLLHTDLIFDESETHKKDVEINEIKTYFALKLSSDSNTIFIIDESSMIHDNKNSDISDNDLIFGSGKLLSDLVEYVKNGESNKIIFVGDEYQLPPVGSSQSPALDKEYIEKKFNLKGKKLYLTKVVRQKDDSTVLKNANIIKSSIENNELNHLELVYSNDFVKVDNLIEHFDISNIHSNIILCSKNEKALRYNYFIREKMNFSNKLEIGEILLNVKNTYYNDKVIFNGEFLKVVKILNYEVIPQIPINKEKYIKLEFYDVKLKNLSSNEYLTRKILANSLDSKTTGIEPKIKKALYTLVISKIPENKRKSKEYILEVLRNDPYYNSLHVKYGYAITTHKAQGGEWENVFIDPEYYSSTFSKEYFQWLYTSITRSRKKIFITELPFEKKFFSKLKLENKNNFSIKDNINMSVEYGSNNLHFPDHFLRNLFERFKRFLEPHNFKICKVQHFNYQEVYFIKKLKNYLKIQIFYNKQFIPTYLKILEATNEIIAKEFLSIFNKKSESINAFEAESSHIENAKCVKIYIDGSYENRLKKFGAGIVVIRNQNVEKYWKVCSKSDYLKHRNVAGEILAALLAFEYARQEKLNCIEINYDYTGIEKWALSLWRAKTNLTKLYKKQYEYYSKFFKIKFTKVKAHSNDKLNELADILAKKAILENSSHIKYDINI, from the coding sequence ATGCCTCAAAACCTTCAAAGAAAATTCGTATTTACAAAAGAGCAAAAATACATATTTGATGAACTAAAACAATTTACTTCTAATAATCTGAACTTTTTAATAATCCAGGGAAGTGCAGGTTCTGGAAAAACTTTTCTTATTTCAAACTATGTGAAATATCTTGAACAAATGGGAATTAAATTTGTATTACTAGCTCCAACGGGCAGAGCTGCCAGAATACTGAGCGAAAAAACAAACAACGAGGCTAAAACAATCCACAAAGAAATATATAATTTGTTGCATACAGACTTAATATTTGATGAATCAGAAACTCACAAAAAAGATGTTGAAATAAATGAAATTAAAACATATTTTGCATTAAAACTTTCATCAGACAGTAATACCATATTTATAATAGACGAAAGTTCTATGATACATGACAACAAAAATTCTGACATCTCTGACAACGATTTAATATTTGGAAGTGGAAAATTACTTTCTGATTTAGTCGAATATGTCAAAAATGGTGAAAGTAACAAAATAATATTTGTGGGTGATGAGTACCAGCTTCCGCCTGTTGGTTCTTCTCAATCACCCGCTCTTGACAAAGAATATATAGAAAAAAAGTTTAATTTAAAAGGTAAAAAACTATATCTTACAAAAGTAGTAAGACAAAAGGATGATAGTACTGTTTTAAAAAACGCTAACATTATCAAAAGCAGTATTGAAAATAATGAACTTAATCACTTAGAGCTTGTATATTCAAATGATTTTGTAAAAGTTGACAACCTAATTGAACATTTTGACATAAGTAATATACATTCAAATATCATTCTCTGCTCTAAAAACGAAAAAGCTTTAAGATACAATTATTTTATTAGAGAAAAAATGAATTTTTCAAATAAACTGGAAATCGGTGAAATATTATTAAACGTAAAAAATACGTATTACAATGACAAAGTCATTTTTAACGGCGAGTTTCTCAAAGTCGTGAAAATACTAAATTATGAAGTAATTCCTCAAATACCTATAAACAAAGAAAAATATATTAAATTAGAATTTTACGATGTTAAATTGAAAAATCTTTCGTCAAATGAATACCTTACTCGAAAAATATTGGCAAACTCCTTAGATTCAAAAACAACTGGCATAGAACCTAAGATAAAAAAAGCACTGTATACTCTTGTCATAAGTAAAATTCCAGAGAATAAAAGAAAATCAAAAGAGTACATATTAGAGGTATTAAGAAACGACCCTTACTATAATTCCTTACATGTTAAATATGGATATGCAATAACAACACATAAGGCGCAGGGTGGAGAATGGGAAAATGTATTTATAGATCCGGAATATTACAGTTCAACATTCAGTAAAGAATATTTCCAGTGGTTATATACTTCTATCACCCGCTCACGAAAAAAAATATTCATTACAGAACTTCCATTTGAAAAAAAGTTTTTCTCAAAGTTAAAATTAGAAAATAAAAACAATTTTTCTATAAAAGATAACATAAATATGTCCGTAGAATATGGCTCTAATAATCTACATTTTCCAGATCATTTTTTAAGAAACTTATTTGAAAGATTTAAACGATTTTTAGAACCGCATAATTTCAAGATATGTAAAGTTCAACATTTTAACTATCAGGAGGTTTATTTTATAAAAAAACTGAAAAATTATCTGAAAATTCAAATATTCTACAATAAACAATTTATACCAACATATCTAAAAATTTTAGAAGCAACAAACGAAATAATAGCAAAAGAATTTTTGAGTATATTTAATAAAAAATCGGAAAGTATCAACGCTTTTGAAGCTGAATCTTCCCACATTGAAAATGCAAAATGTGTGAAAATATACATTGATGGAAGTTATGAGAACAGGCTGAAAAAATTTGGCGCTGGAATTGTTGTGATAAGAAATCAAAATGTAGAAAAATACTGGAAAGTTTGCTCCAAAAGTGATTATTTAAAGCACAGAAATGTGGCAGGTGAAATTCTTGCGGCCCTATTAGCCTTTGAATACGCAAGGCAGGAAAAATTGAACTGTATAGAAATAAACTATGACTATACCGGGATAGAAAAGTGGGCATTGAGTTTATGGAGAGCAAAAACTAATTTAACAAAACTATATAAAAAGCAATATGAATACTACTCAAAATTTTTCAAAATAAAATTCACCAAAGTTAAAGCGCACTCTAATGACAAATTAAATGAGTTAGCTGATATTCTCGCAAAAAAAGCTATCCTTGAAAACAGCAGCCACATTAAATACGATATAAACATATAA
- a CDS encoding GntR family transcriptional regulator: protein MLKKVDKHNGIPAYIQIINMIKAEIIKGEFQPGSQLPPVRKLQDVFDVNINTVLKALERLKNEGILEAEHGIGFFVSKKIPISVDVMKKIKECVKKLKETHIDLQTILVLFEEVWKNEN from the coding sequence ATGTTAAAAAAAGTAGACAAACACAACGGAATTCCTGCATACATACAAATTATAAATATGATAAAGGCAGAAATCATTAAAGGTGAATTTCAACCTGGTTCTCAACTTCCGCCTGTGCGAAAACTTCAGGATGTATTTGATGTCAACATAAATACTGTACTTAAAGCGTTAGAGCGTTTAAAAAATGAAGGAATACTTGAAGCAGAACATGGAATTGGTTTTTTTGTTAGTAAAAAAATTCCAATATCTGTTGATGTAATGAAAAAGATTAAAGAATGTGTAAAAAAGCTAAAAGAAACACATATTGATCTTCAAACTATACTTGTACTTTTTGAGGAGGTGTGGAAAAATGAAAATTAG
- a CDS encoding ABC transporter ATP-binding protein has translation MLRIESLKKSFNGKFVLTDVNFTIKRGEILALVGPNGAGKTTTINCITGVFPKDGGKIYFEDEEFTEIHKEKIAVVPEDRVVFPKLNGKDYYKLWSTLYSSWNEKVFERFIAKYNFNLSQRIETYSIGMKTLFLVGLAVSSGAEILLLDEPTQHLDPTIRIEIMKIIRDYAETGKSVLVSSHEIFELEEYADNIAIIKEGRVIFTDSIDHAKETHKILSSGEELTDGTIIGLVKNELLVKTDIEIGRYPKLSEIVIGYLTGKQSSNIFE, from the coding sequence ATGTTACGTATAGAATCTTTGAAAAAAAGTTTCAACGGAAAATTCGTGTTGACAGACGTAAATTTCACAATAAAAAGGGGAGAAATTCTCGCTCTTGTGGGACCAAATGGTGCAGGAAAAACAACAACTATCAACTGCATAACGGGAGTTTTTCCTAAGGATGGTGGAAAGATTTACTTTGAAGATGAAGAATTTACAGAAATACATAAAGAAAAGATTGCTGTTGTTCCTGAAGATAGGGTAGTTTTTCCAAAACTCAACGGAAAAGACTATTACAAATTATGGTCTACATTATACTCTTCATGGAATGAAAAAGTCTTTGAACGATTTATTGCAAAATATAATTTCAATCTGTCACAGCGAATTGAAACTTATTCCATAGGTATGAAAACACTTTTTTTAGTTGGATTAGCTGTTTCAAGCGGTGCAGAAATTTTACTTCTTGATGAGCCAACTCAACACCTTGATCCTACTATCAGAATCGAAATAATGAAAATTATCCGCGATTATGCAGAGACTGGAAAATCTGTTTTAGTTTCTTCGCACGAAATCTTTGAACTTGAAGAATATGCAGACAATATTGCAATAATAAAAGAAGGCAGAGTAATTTTCACAGACAGTATTGACCATGCAAAAGAGACGCACAAAATACTGTCTTCTGGAGAAGAACTAACAGATGGAACCATAATAGGCCTTGTCAAAAATGAACTTCTTGTAAAAACAGATATAGAAATAGGAAGATATCCAAAGCTAAGCGAAATCGTTATAGGATATCTTACTGGTAAACAAAGTTCTAATATTTTTGAATAA
- a CDS encoding N-acetyltransferase: protein MYISKNATIGKNVKFGHNVIIEDNVFIGDNVVIGHNVVIREGSVIGKNCIISDNTVLGKEPFKALTSATTEKRELEPLKIGNYVTIGANCVIYKGAVLSDYVFVGDLASIREDVVIGEKTIIGRGVTVENKTNIGKYVKIETEAYITAISTIEDYCFIAPEVTFTNDNYLGRTEERKKYFGGPVVKKGARIGANATILPGIIIEEDALVAAGAVVTKNVPAKKIVAGVPARVLKDVPEEQLLINQIYYEKR, encoded by the coding sequence ATGTATATTTCAAAAAATGCAACAATAGGAAAAAATGTGAAATTTGGCCACAATGTTATTATAGAGGATAACGTTTTTATAGGAGATAACGTTGTTATAGGACATAATGTGGTTATCAGGGAAGGAAGTGTAATAGGGAAAAATTGTATTATTTCAGATAATACTGTGCTTGGGAAAGAACCTTTTAAAGCGTTAACCTCTGCCACAACAGAGAAAAGAGAGCTTGAGCCGTTAAAAATAGGGAACTATGTGACAATAGGTGCAAATTGTGTGATTTATAAAGGGGCAGTTTTATCAGACTACGTATTTGTAGGGGACCTTGCAAGTATAAGAGAAGATGTGGTAATAGGCGAAAAAACTATAATAGGAAGGGGCGTTACTGTTGAAAATAAGACAAATATAGGAAAATATGTAAAAATCGAAACAGAAGCGTATATAACTGCTATTTCTACGATTGAAGATTATTGTTTTATAGCTCCTGAAGTAACGTTTACAAACGATAATTATCTGGGTAGAACAGAAGAGAGAAAAAAGTATTTTGGTGGACCCGTAGTAAAAAAAGGTGCAAGAATAGGAGCAAACGCGACTATTTTACCGGGAATAATCATCGAGGAAGATGCGCTTGTTGCCGCGGGAGCAGTTGTTACGAAAAATGTTCCTGCTAAAAAAATAGTGGCGGGCGTTCCTGCCAGGGTGTTAAAAGATGTCCCTGAAGAGCAGCTTTTAATAAATCAAATTTATTACGAAAAACGATAA